Sequence from the Saccharomonospora amisosensis genome:
GAGTCGGTTTGCCTGTTGGCCACCGAACTGTCGGAAACCTCGTTCGTGACCGTGGTGAGCAGCGACTTCACGACGGCGGAGCAGGCGTGCGAGGTGGCCAAGGCGGCCGCACCCTACGTCGCCGCACGGCTGCCTGGAGGTGACCCCGCTCCGGAGGCGACCCGGCCACCGAGTCCGCTCGTCGACCTCGACCCCTGCACCCTGCTCACCCCCGAGCAGACCGAGCGGTTGGGACTGAAGCCGAACGGCGAGCCCAGCGACGGCGGCGACGAGGAATCGGTCGACTGCTCGTGGGACCCCGCCGTCGACCCCGGCGCCAGTTCGCTCATCATCACCCTCTACCCGAGTCAGGGCACGCTCGACAGTACGGACGAGCCGGCGGAGATCATCGAGGCTTCCGGTTGGAAGTGGCGGCTCTACCCGCAGCCGTCCGGCATCAAGACCGCGTGCGTGGCCGAACTCGATGTCACCGAGCACTCCTCCGCCACGATCTTCGGCGGCCACGACGAGCGGGCGAAGGTGTGCGACACGGTCATGGCGGCGATTCCGATCGTCTCCGCCGCGCTGCCTCCCGCCTAGTCAGCTCACGGAGTCGACCTGGTCGGCGACGTAACCGCCGATCTCGAGTGCGCTCGTCGCCGCGGGGGAAGGCGCATTTAGCACGTGGACCTGGCCGGGTGCACGCTCGATCAGGAAGTCGTCCACCAGCGAACCGTCCTGGCGCAACGCCTGCGCCCGCACGCCTGAGCTGTGCCGCACGATGTCCTGTGTTCCCACGGCGGGCACCAGCCGGGCGATACTGCGGGCGAACAGCCGCCTCGACAGCGACCTGCGTACCTCCGCCAGCCCGGCTCCGAGGGCGTACCTGCGGGCGAGTCGCCAGGTCCCGGGAAAGCCGACGATGTCGGCGACGTCACCGACAGACACATCCGACCAGCGGTAGCCTTCCCTGCGCAGCGCGAGCACCGCGTTCGGCCCCGCGTGCACGCTGCCGTCCAGCATGCGGGTGAGATGCACCCCGAGGAACGGCAGCGCCGGATCGGGTACCGGATAGATCAGGCCGCGAACAAGGTCACAGCGCCCCGGCCGCAGTTCGTAGTACTCGCCCCGAAACGGCACGATGCGGGCGCTTGGACGCACGCCCGCCATGCGCGCCACCCGGTCCGAGTGCAGTCCCGCGCAGTTCACCAACACGTCGGCGGCCAGCACCTCGCCGCCGGTGGCCACCTCGACCCCGCCTGTGGCCCTTGACCGGATGGCGAGTGCGGCGGTACCCAACCGCAACTCGGCGCCCGCGTCGGTGAGCAGCCCCACGAGTGCCTCGCAGACACCGGGAAAGTCGATGATCGCCGTCGATTCCACCCGCAGCGCCCGCACACACGACAGGTGCGGTTCGTACTCGCGTGCCTCGGCGGGCGAGATCATCCGCACGGGCACGCCGTTGGCTTCCGCGCGCTGTGCCAGCTTGGCGAGTGCGGGAAGCTCGGCGCGCGAGGTAGCCACCACCAGCTTGCCGCAAACGCGCACCGGCACCCCGTGCTCGCGTGCGAACGCGACGATCGAGCGGTTGCCCGCGACCGACATCCTGGCCTTCAGTGAACCCGGCCGGTAGTACAGGCCGGCGTGCACCACGCCGGAGTTGTGGCCGGTCTGGTGTGCGCCCCACCGGTGTTCCTTCTCCAGCACGGTGACCCGCGCGCCTCGCAAGGCAAGCTCCCTGGCCACGGCGAGGCCGATGATCCCGCCTCCGATGACCAACACCGAACGCCCTCGCACCCCTGACAGCCTAGGTCCGGGCCGATCTTCCTGGCGAGGTACGGCCGTGCGGGTCCGGTACAGTGAGCGCCCGATCATCGCGTCACATCGAGCACAGGACTCGGTCGGGTCGGGCCGGACCAAGGAGAACAGCCGCCCTCGGCCTGGTCAGCGAGGAGGCGTCGCCCGTGACGGACCATGTGGGCCGACGGGGGGCCGCAGCCATGCAAGGGCTGCTCGCCGACAGCGCGCGGGTAATCGACGCCGAGAGCGGTCGGACGCTGACCGGGGCCGGGCTGCTCGCCGAGGTACGCAGGGTCGGTGAGCGGCTGTGCGCCCTGCCCGAGGGTGTGCTGTTCGCCCGCGCCGACGTCGAACTGGACGGAGTGCTGCACTACCTGGGCGCCTTCGCGGCGGGCAGGGCGATCGCACTCATCGACCCCGCGCTCGACACCCAGTCCCTGCGAAGCCTTGTGGAGCGGTTCCGACCCGCCGCGGTGTTGACACCGCCGCCGATCGCACCACCACCCGGATTCGCCGTTCGGGACGGGCACTGGGTGAGACAGCATGCCGAATGTGTCCTGCCGCACCCGGAGCTGGCCGTGCTGCTGCCGACGAGTGGGTCGACCGGCGCGCCGAAACTGGTGCGGCTGTCACGGCAGGCCGTGCTGTCGAACGCACGTGCCATCGCCGAGGTGCTCGACATCGGGCCAGCGGACGTGGCACCCACGACGCTGCCGTTGCACTACAGCTATGGGTTGTCGGTGCTGAACTCCCATCTCGTGGCGGGCGCGACCGTGGTGGTCGAGCGCGGCGGACCGCTCAGCAAAGGCTTCTTCGACACCGTCACCGCACACGGCGCCACCTCGCTGGCCGGGGTGCCGCAGCACTACGAGGTGCTGCACCGGATCGACTTCGATCCCACCCGTTACCCGAGACTGCACACGCTGACCCAGGCGGGCGGCAAGCTGCGCACCGAGTTGGTCGCGCACTTCCACGAGGTGATGAGCAGCGCGGGTGGACGGATGTTCGTGATGTACGGGCAGACAGAGGCCGCGCCGAGGATGGCCACCGTGCCCGCCGAACGACTGGGCGAGAAGCTGGGCTCCGCCGGGGTCGCCCTACCCGGTGGAGCGTTCTCGATTCGCAGGGGTGACGGCGAGGAAACCACCCACCCCAAGATCGTCGGTGAGGTGGTGTACCGGGGACCGAACGTGATGATGGGCTACGCCGAAAGCGAGGCCGAACTCGCACACGGCGACGACATGGGCGGCGTGCTCGATACCGGCGACCTCGGCTACCTCGACGAGGAGCAGTACCTGTTCATCACCGGACGGCTCAAGCGCATCGGCTCGGTGTTCGGTAACCGGGTGAGCCTCGACGACCTCGAGCAGGCCGTGCGCGCGGGCCACACCGGCATCGAGGTGGTGGCTGCCGTTCCCGCCGACGACAAGGTGGTGCTGTTCGCGCAGGGCGCGGGCAAGGAGACGTGCCGGGCCGTCTCTTCCGACCTCGCCGACCGCCTCCACCTGCACGTCAGCGGGTTCGACGTGCGCGGTGTCGACACCGTGCCACTGCTGGCGAGCGGAAAGGTGGACTACCGGCAGCTCGAACGGCTGGTGCGGGAAGAGTCCTAGGCCGACCCTTCTCCTCGCGGGCCAGGTTTGACCAGGTAGTTTGCCCCGCAGCGGCGGTGGCCTCCGTGCGAAGGGCGGGGTGGGCAGTGGTGACTGTCACGATCGGAGCGTGGTTGGCGCTCGCCGCCGTTCTGGTGGTGGCGTGGCCCCGCCTCAACGCCGAGGCAGGCTGGCGGGCCACCACCATGGCACTCACCCTGGCGTTCTCACTCGCGCACCAGCTGCTCTACTCGACGATCGCGGAAGACGCGTTCGTCACCTTCCGCTACGCGCGCAACATCGCTGACGGCTACGGGCCGGTGTTCAACCCGGGTGAGCGCGTCGAGGGCTACTCCAACTTCCTGTGGCTGGTGCTGATCACCCTGCCGCGGGCCATGTTTGGTGGCAGTGTCGTCACCGGCGCGGTCGTGCTCGGCGTGCTGTGCACACTCAGCGCCGTGCTCCTTTCGTACTTCCTGGTCAACCGCGTCGTCGCGGACGCGCAGCGTGGCGGCGCCGGTATGCGCGGACTGGGTGTAGTGGCCGCGGTGTTGACAGCGGGCGCCAGTTCGCTGGCCGCCTACGGCCCTTCGGGACTGGAAACGTCACTGTTCGTGCTGCTCGTGCTCAGTGTGTGCTACGCGGTTGCCGCGCAACGGCCGGTGGTGGCCGGAGTACTCGCGGCGCTCGCCGCGATGACGAGGCCTGACGGGCTGGTCGTCGCCGTGGTGGTGGGCCTGTGGCTGGCGGTGCGCGCCGCGCGCGGGCACACCACGGCATGGGCGCCCTCGGCCTATGCGTTGGGTGCGCTCGTGTTGCTGGTGCCGTGGACAGCGTGGCGCCTGACCTTCTACGACCACCCTGCGGGCAGCGCGCTCTCGCCAGCCGAACGGCTGGGTGCGGGATGGGACTACCTGGCGGGCTTCGCGCTGGCGTACCAGGCGTTCCTACTGCTTTCGGCGGCGGCCGTCGCGATGTTGCTCACCCGACGCAGGGCGAAAGACCCGGCCTCGGTCCGCGCCAGGGCCGTGGTGTGGCTACCACTGCTGCTCGCGGTGGTGCAGTCGATGTTCGTGGTCTACGCGGGTGGCGATCCGATGCCTGCCTGGCGGCTGCTGGCCGCCGTACCGCCACTGCTGGCGGTGGCCGTGACGGCGGCGTACGGAATCGGCATAGGTGCGCCTTCCGTTCCTTCCCCGAAGCCACGGGCCGTCGCGCTCGCGCGCCGCAGAACGGTGCCAGTTGCCGCCGCCGCGGTGTGTGGGCTGTCGCTGGTGGTCACCACCGGGCACCCGCGCATGCTGCCGGCCATGCACGAGTGGCGAACGGCGACAGGCCAGCTGGAGCAGATCGGCGGCTGGCTGGGCGAGAACCTGCCATCGGGCAGCGTTGTGAGTGCCTACAGGCCCGGCGCGCTGGCATACCGGGCGGGGCCCGCGCTGGTTGTCGTGGCCGCGAGCGGGCGAACGGACGGACACCTCGACACGCGAGCCCAGCGGCCGTCGGCGGGTGCGGCGGCCTACCCTGCGCGCGACGACAACTACCCGGTCAGCAGGATGCCGCTGGTCGCGGTGGACACCGACACCGGATACACCGGTGAGCAGCACTGCGGCCTCAACCCGGCCTTCGCCGGGCTGTACGAGGTGGCGAGCTTCCGGCGTGCCGATACCGAGCAGTGGGTCTCGCTGTACGTACGGCGCGACGCCAAGCGAAGCGTCCTCGAGCTGCTCGAAGCTGACCACGCGTACCGCTACGTGCCGTGCGCCTGAGGTCAGAACCAGCGTTCCAGCACCTGGGCGACACCGTCCTCGGAGTTGGGGCCGGTGACCTCGTCCGCGACGTCGAGCACAAGGGGATGCCCGTTGGCCATCGCCACGCCGTGCCCCGACCAGCGCAGCATCGCCACGTCGTTGGGCATGTCACCGAAGGCGATGGTGTGTTCTGCCGCCACGTCCATGCGCCGCGCCACAGCCGCCAGCCCGGTGGCCTTGGTGACGCCGTGCGCGGCGAGTTCGATCAGCCCGCCACCGGAGGAGAAGGTGATGTCCACGGTGCCGTCGAGCACCGTGCGCGCGGCCATCGCCATCTCATCCGAAGTCATCTTCTTGTGGCTGACCAATAGTTTCACGGCAGGGAACCCCAGCACCTCCGCCCTCGAGGTGACGGACCCCTCGCCGTCCCCCCACGGATTGTGGTACTCGCTCTCGATCACGAAGGTGCGCACATCTGGGTCCACGGCTTTCGTGCCGATGCGTTCCGCCGCCAGCCTGCAGCCGGGGATGGCGAAGTCGAGCGCTTCGGCGACGTCGTGCAGCAGCATCGGGTCGAGCAGTCCGTGGACATCGACCACGCGGTCGGCCCCGATGTCGTACAGCACGGCTCCGTTCGCGCACACCGCGTAGCCGTCCAGCCCGGCCTCCTCGGCCACGCCCGGAATCCACCGAGGTGGGCGGCCACTCACCAACACGACGGGCGAACCCGCTTCGACAGCCCTGCCGACGGTTTCCACGGTGCGTTTCGTCACCTGCTCCAGCGGTGAGAGCAGGGTGCCGTCGACGTCTGAGGCGATAAGCCGGGGTTTCTCCACACCAACCAGTTTTACAGAGCATGCCCGTCCGGTGACCTCCTCACAGCCACCGATAGCGTGTGGCGGCGTGCGTGTAGGCATCGTGATTCTCCCGGAGGACAGGTGGTGGGCCGCCGAACCCAAGTGGCGGGCCGCAGAGGAATACGGTTTCGATCACGCCTGGACCTACGACCACCTTGGTTGGCGCTCGTTGGTCGACGGTCCGTGGTTCAGTGCGCTGCCCACGCTCACCGCTGCGGCGATGGTGACCTCCAGAATCCGGCTCGGCACCTTCGTGGCCTCCCCGAACTTCCGTCACCCCGTGCCGTTCACCCGCGAGCTCATCACCCTCGACGACCTCAGTGACGGCAGGTTCGTGCTCGGCGTCGGGTCGGGTGGCGGTGGCTACGACGTCGAGGTGTTCGGCCAACCTGGGCTGTCGGCCGGGCAGCGGGCCGACCGGTTCGCCGAGTTCGTCGAGGCGCTGGACGGCCTGTTGCGTACCGACGGCTTCGACTACTCCGGTGAGCACTACACCGCGCGCGGTGCGCGCAACCTCCCCGGACCCGTGCAGCGGCCGCGGCCACCGTTCCTGATCGCCGCGAACGGTCCGCGAGGGATGCGACTGGCCACCCGGTTCGGTGACGGTTGGGTGACCAACGGCAACCCCGCTGACAGCCAGGACGAGTGGTGGCGCTCCGTTCGGGAACTGAAGGAGCGGTTCGAGGCGGGGCTGGCCGAAGCGGGGCGCGATCCCGCCGGTGTTCATCGCTACCTGAGCCTGGATTCGGCTCCGGTGTTCTCGTTGTCCAGCGTCGACGCCTTCGCCGAGGCGGCAGGCAGGGCCGGCGAGCTGGGGTTCACCGATGTCGTGGCGCACTGGCCACGCAGTGAACCGCCCTACTGCGGCCACGAGTCGGTGCTGGAGCAGGTCGCGGACGAGTTGTTGCCGACGCTGCGGGAGCGGTGAACGCGCTGATGTCTAGCCCGAACGGGTGAGGATCGGGTTTTCGGGAACCACTCGCCTCTCGCTCGCGTCGATCCGGTCACGGACTACCGCGAAGGCCACCCGGGGGTGCTGGGGGCCTCGTGGCCCTCGTGAGGCGGGGTAGGGCGCGGAGGTTTGGCGGGTTTGTGAAAACATCACCCCCAACCATGGCCTCGCCGCACGAGGGCCACGGCTCGCCGGTAGCCTCTTCGGTCGTGAGCACGGAGACGAATCCCACAGACCTTACCGAAGCCGCATTCGCCGGTTTCGACCTGATCGTCGTCGGATCGGGTTTCTTCGGCCTGACGGTGGCGGAGCGGGCGGCGAGTCAGCTCGACAAGCGCGTTCTCGTGCTCGAGCGGCGGGAACACATCGGCGGCAACGCCTACTCCGAACCGGAGCCCGAGACCGGGATCGAGGTGCACCGCTACGGCGCTCACCTGTTCCACACTTCCAACAAGCGAGTGTGGGACTACGTGAACCAGTTCACCGACTTCACGAACTACCAGCACCGGGTGTTCGCCAAGTACCAGGGACAGGTCTACACCTTCCCGATGAACTTGCACCTCATCAACCAGTTCTTCGGCAAGTCCCACAGCCCGGACGAGGCGCGCGCGCTGATCGCCGAACAGTCCAGCGAGATCGACACCAAGGACGCGCAGAACCTTGAGGAGAAGGCCGTCTCGCTGATCGGTCGCCCGCTGTACGAGGCGTTCGTGCGGGGCTACACCGCGAAGCAGTGGCAGACCGACCCCAAGGAGCTGTCGGCGTCGATCATCACCCGGCTGCCGGTCCGCTACAACTTCAACAACCGCTACTTCAACGACACCTACGAAGGCCTTCCCGTCGACGGCTACACCGCGTGGCTGGAGCGGATGGCCGAGCACCCGAACATCGAGGTGCGGCTGAACGTGGACTACTTCGCCGTCCGCGACCTCATCCCGCAGGGCACACCGACCGTCTACACCGGTCCGCTCGACCGCTACTTCGACTACCGCGAGGGCAGGCTCGGCTGGCGTACGCTCGACTTCGAGCAGGAAGTCGTTCCCACCGGCGACTTCCAGGGAACCTCGGTGATGAACTACAACGACATCGAGGTGCCCTACACCCGGATTCACGAATTCCGGCACTTCCACCCCGAGCGCGAGTACCCCGAGGACAAGACCGTGATCGTGCGTGAGTACTCGCGGTTCGCCTCCGACGACGACGAGCCGTACTACCCGATCAACACAGCGGAGGACAGGGCGAAGCTGGAGAGCTACCGCGAACTCGCCCGCAAGGAGGCCCGTGAGCGCAACGTGCTCTTCGGCGGGCGGCTCGGTACCTACAAGTACCTGGACATGCACATGGCCATCGGGTCGGCACTGTCCATGTTCGACAACAAGATCGCCCCGCACCTGACCGAGGGCGCGCCGCTGGACGGATCGATCGATGCTTGAGAAGGACCCTACGGCGAAGCCGGGCGTCGACGCCCGCCCCGCCCATCCCGAACTGTCCGGTGAACTCGCCGTGCTCGCGGGTGTGCAGCGGGCCATGGCTCGCCCCGCCACCGTTCGGGCGGCTCGCGGGCTTTCCCACTTCGGCGAGCACAGCGCGGGGTGGTTCGCGTTGGGCTTGCTCGGCGCGGCCGTCGACAGCAAGCGCCGCAAGGACTGGCTGACCGCCGCGGCGGGCGTCGTCGGCGCCCACGCCGCCTCCATCGCGGTCAAGCGGGTGGTACGCCGCCCCCGCCCTGACCACCCGGAGGTGAAGGTGGGTGTGGGTACGCCGAGCAAGCTGAGCTTCCCGTCCTCACACGCGACCTCCACCACCGCCGCGGCGGTGCTGTACTCCGGAATGACGGGCCGTAACCTCGTGCCCGCGCTCGTGCCGCCGATGCTGGCCTCCCGGCTGGTCCTCGGCGTTCATTACCCGACAGACGTGGTCGTCGGAGCGGCGCTTGGCGGCGCCGTCGGCGGCCTCCTGCGCCGCAGGCTGAACTCACGGAAGCGGAAACCACGATGAGTGAGACCACCGAGCATGCCGAAGTGAGCGACAGCGCTCTGGCAGGCAAGAAGGGTCCGGTCGGGACCGTCTTCGGGGTGTTGAAGACGGCGCGGCCACGGCAGTGGGTGAAGAACGTACTGGTGCTGGCCGCACCGTTCACGGCGGGCCAGATCACCAACCTTGACGTGCTGCGCGACGCGGCGGTCGCCTTCGTGGCGTTCTCGCTCGTGGCGTCCTCGGTCTACCTCATCAACGACGCCGTCGACGTCGAGGCCGATCGCGCGCACCCGACGAAGCGCAACCGGCCCATCGCGGCCGGGATCGTGCCCATCCCGGTCGCCTACGTGTCCGCTGTCGCGTTCTTCGCCGCGGGCTGCGCGGTGAGTCTACTGGCCGACTGGCGGCTGCTCATCGTGTTGCTGATCTACCAGGCCATCCAACTGGGATACTGCTTCGGGCTCAAGCACCAGCCCGTCGTCGACCTGGCGATCGTTGGCTCGGGCTTCCTCATGCGGCTCATCGCGGGTGGTGTCGCCACCGGTATCAGCCTCTCGCAGTGGTTCTTGCTGGTGACCGCGTTCGGCTCGCTGTTCAT
This genomic interval carries:
- a CDS encoding DUF3558 family protein, with translation MGTVLGTVLLLASCTSTVTGSAGTVAAPPPSTSGVESGEPCALLSPAEAEYLGLAKEGEFTPGEPSQLSPPSCTWMPVDPDVDSLTIGLATDLPLVDYVDGVQPEETVEMGGLNWSRYLDPVGGESVCLLATELSETSFVTVVSSDFTTAEQACEVAKAAAPYVAARLPGGDPAPEATRPPSPLVDLDPCTLLTPEQTERLGLKPNGEPSDGGDEESVDCSWDPAVDPGASSLIITLYPSQGTLDSTDEPAEIIEASGWKWRLYPQPSGIKTACVAELDVTEHSSATIFGGHDERAKVCDTVMAAIPIVSAALPPA
- the lhgO gene encoding L-2-hydroxyglutarate oxidase is translated as MRGRSVLVIGGGIIGLAVARELALRGARVTVLEKEHRWGAHQTGHNSGVVHAGLYYRPGSLKARMSVAGNRSIVAFAREHGVPVRVCGKLVVATSRAELPALAKLAQRAEANGVPVRMISPAEAREYEPHLSCVRALRVESTAIIDFPGVCEALVGLLTDAGAELRLGTAALAIRSRATGGVEVATGGEVLAADVLVNCAGLHSDRVARMAGVRPSARIVPFRGEYYELRPGRCDLVRGLIYPVPDPALPFLGVHLTRMLDGSVHAGPNAVLALRREGYRWSDVSVGDVADIVGFPGTWRLARRYALGAGLAEVRRSLSRRLFARSIARLVPAVGTQDIVRHSSGVRAQALRQDGSLVDDFLIERAPGQVHVLNAPSPAATSALEIGGYVADQVDSVS
- a CDS encoding AMP-binding protein, whose protein sequence is MQGLLADSARVIDAESGRTLTGAGLLAEVRRVGERLCALPEGVLFARADVELDGVLHYLGAFAAGRAIALIDPALDTQSLRSLVERFRPAAVLTPPPIAPPPGFAVRDGHWVRQHAECVLPHPELAVLLPTSGSTGAPKLVRLSRQAVLSNARAIAEVLDIGPADVAPTTLPLHYSYGLSVLNSHLVAGATVVVERGGPLSKGFFDTVTAHGATSLAGVPQHYEVLHRIDFDPTRYPRLHTLTQAGGKLRTELVAHFHEVMSSAGGRMFVMYGQTEAAPRMATVPAERLGEKLGSAGVALPGGAFSIRRGDGEETTHPKIVGEVVYRGPNVMMGYAESEAELAHGDDMGGVLDTGDLGYLDEEQYLFITGRLKRIGSVFGNRVSLDDLEQAVRAGHTGIEVVAAVPADDKVVLFAQGAGKETCRAVSSDLADRLHLHVSGFDVRGVDTVPLLASGKVDYRQLERLVREES
- a CDS encoding HAD family hydrolase, which encodes MEKPRLIASDVDGTLLSPLEQVTKRTVETVGRAVEAGSPVVLVSGRPPRWIPGVAEEAGLDGYAVCANGAVLYDIGADRVVDVHGLLDPMLLHDVAEALDFAIPGCRLAAERIGTKAVDPDVRTFVIESEYHNPWGDGEGSVTSRAEVLGFPAVKLLVSHKKMTSDEMAMAARTVLDGTVDITFSSGGGLIELAAHGVTKATGLAAVARRMDVAAEHTIAFGDMPNDVAMLRWSGHGVAMANGHPLVLDVADEVTGPNSEDGVAQVLERWF
- a CDS encoding LLM class flavin-dependent oxidoreductase — translated: MRVGIVILPEDRWWAAEPKWRAAEEYGFDHAWTYDHLGWRSLVDGPWFSALPTLTAAAMVTSRIRLGTFVASPNFRHPVPFTRELITLDDLSDGRFVLGVGSGGGGYDVEVFGQPGLSAGQRADRFAEFVEALDGLLRTDGFDYSGEHYTARGARNLPGPVQRPRPPFLIAANGPRGMRLATRFGDGWVTNGNPADSQDEWWRSVRELKERFEAGLAEAGRDPAGVHRYLSLDSAPVFSLSSVDAFAEAAGRAGELGFTDVVAHWPRSEPPYCGHESVLEQVADELLPTLRER
- the glf gene encoding UDP-galactopyranose mutase — protein: MSTETNPTDLTEAAFAGFDLIVVGSGFFGLTVAERAASQLDKRVLVLERREHIGGNAYSEPEPETGIEVHRYGAHLFHTSNKRVWDYVNQFTDFTNYQHRVFAKYQGQVYTFPMNLHLINQFFGKSHSPDEARALIAEQSSEIDTKDAQNLEEKAVSLIGRPLYEAFVRGYTAKQWQTDPKELSASIITRLPVRYNFNNRYFNDTYEGLPVDGYTAWLERMAEHPNIEVRLNVDYFAVRDLIPQGTPTVYTGPLDRYFDYREGRLGWRTLDFEQEVVPTGDFQGTSVMNYNDIEVPYTRIHEFRHFHPEREYPEDKTVIVREYSRFASDDDEPYYPINTAEDRAKLESYRELARKEARERNVLFGGRLGTYKYLDMHMAIGSALSMFDNKIAPHLTEGAPLDGSIDA
- a CDS encoding phosphatase PAP2 family protein yields the protein MLEKDPTAKPGVDARPAHPELSGELAVLAGVQRAMARPATVRAARGLSHFGEHSAGWFALGLLGAAVDSKRRKDWLTAAAGVVGAHAASIAVKRVVRRPRPDHPEVKVGVGTPSKLSFPSSHATSTTAAAVLYSGMTGRNLVPALVPPMLASRLVLGVHYPTDVVVGAALGGAVGGLLRRRLNSRKRKPR
- a CDS encoding decaprenyl-phosphate phosphoribosyltransferase, whose translation is MSETTEHAEVSDSALAGKKGPVGTVFGVLKTARPRQWVKNVLVLAAPFTAGQITNLDVLRDAAVAFVAFSLVASSVYLINDAVDVEADRAHPTKRNRPIAAGIVPIPVAYVSAVAFFAAGCAVSLLADWRLLIVLLIYQAIQLGYCFGLKHQPVVDLAIVGSGFLMRLIAGGVATGISLSQWFLLVTAFGSLFMVAGKRYAEIMLFERTGAKIRSSLKKYSASYLRFVWATSAAILIMSYSLWAFEQQQRVPGTIWSVISMVPFVIAVLRYAVDVDGGNAGEPEEIALRDRVLQVLGASWVVTLVFSYYL